Proteins co-encoded in one Cytobacillus sp. NJ13 genomic window:
- a CDS encoding HAD family hydrolase has product MNMRAIFIDMDGTLLKASNYISERNKEAIYRLIDQGVMVFLATGRHYEVTAPYHKEIGLQTPMICLNGAAIHDAETGRATQIKTVRLNEERFHHLTSESPCNVIIHTATGLFCKETNEEIDYWTKVGKIPPQYIGDLRQATYQDVLKYSVRTGAASPELSALFKSEAGVIDWDDGFELVAPDVSKWAAIKSLLAEFQISPNEVAAIGDGPNDIEMLRHAGTGVAMGNASEKVKAAADFVTEHHENDGLAEFIERYLLKSYAV; this is encoded by the coding sequence ATGAATATGCGTGCAATATTTATTGATATGGATGGTACACTCCTTAAAGCCTCAAATTACATTTCTGAAAGAAATAAGGAAGCCATTTATCGGCTCATAGATCAGGGAGTCATGGTGTTTCTAGCCACTGGCCGACATTATGAAGTAACCGCTCCCTACCATAAAGAAATTGGATTACAAACTCCTATGATTTGTTTGAATGGTGCCGCTATTCACGATGCAGAGACAGGAAGGGCTACGCAAATAAAAACCGTACGATTGAATGAAGAACGCTTTCACCATCTGACCTCAGAAAGTCCATGCAATGTAATAATCCATACAGCAACTGGGCTATTTTGTAAGGAAACGAACGAAGAAATCGATTATTGGACAAAGGTTGGGAAAATTCCGCCGCAGTATATTGGAGATTTAAGACAGGCAACTTATCAGGATGTTCTTAAATATAGTGTTCGAACAGGTGCAGCAAGTCCTGAATTATCCGCTTTGTTTAAATCGGAAGCAGGGGTCATCGATTGGGATGACGGGTTTGAGCTGGTTGCTCCAGATGTTTCCAAATGGGCTGCTATCAAAAGCTTACTTGCTGAATTTCAAATTAGTCCCAATGAAGTTGCAGCCATTGGAGACGGCCCCAATGATATAGAGATGCTTCGTCATGCCGGTACTGGTGTGGCAATGGGGAACGCCAGCGAAAAGGTTAAAGCAGCAGCTGATTTTGTTACAGAGCACCACGAAAATGATGGATTAGCTGAGTTTATAGAACGTTATCTTCTAAAATCTTATGCGGTTTAA
- a CDS encoding GNAT family N-acetyltransferase gives MNIIRACEAKGNIRNEMSVIFVDGFYQWLHYFSKDKAKLYRTFVHMFNTEVFYTATVGNHITAIAACTNNIPSVKLKYSECIKHLGLIMGSIAYIILKKEFEKKQYPFQISENMGAIEFVATSVNYRGQGVATELLKSIMDSTSYCEYVLEVADTNTNAIKLYEKLGFAEFMRIPQKHSERSGVNNLVYMKHLKKKEVDSLGPIL, from the coding sequence ATGAATATTATTCGTGCTTGTGAAGCAAAAGGAAATATAAGAAATGAGATGAGTGTTATTTTTGTAGACGGCTTCTATCAATGGCTGCATTATTTTTCAAAGGATAAAGCTAAACTTTACAGGACATTTGTACATATGTTTAATACAGAGGTCTTCTATACAGCTACAGTTGGCAATCATATTACGGCTATAGCCGCCTGCACAAACAATATACCTTCAGTGAAATTGAAATATAGTGAATGTATAAAGCATCTTGGTTTAATCATGGGAAGTATTGCTTATATCATTCTCAAAAAAGAATTTGAGAAAAAGCAATATCCCTTTCAAATATCTGAAAATATGGGTGCAATAGAGTTTGTAGCAACTTCGGTTAATTATAGAGGACAGGGTGTGGCGACTGAACTGCTAAAATCGATAATGGATTCAACTTCATATTGCGAATATGTTCTAGAGGTAGCAGATACCAATACAAATGCAATCAAGCTTTATGAAAAACTGGGATTTGCAGAGTTTATGCGTATACCTCAAAAGCATAGTGAAAGAAGTGGTGTCAATAATCTTGTCTATATGAAGCATTTGAAGAAGAAAGAAGTTGATTCCCTGGGGCCTATCCTCTGA